The following coding sequences are from one Lentisphaerota bacterium window:
- a CDS encoding FAD-dependent oxidoreductase — translation MRTVDGDKVCVKGVSRTIRAADPVFTESQRAAAASYGLCKDEFTDTGYWPPQLYVRESRRMQGLVVITQNDIISNPSKPDPIMVSSFPIDSHDVSAHPGNTGEPRRRGRFRHSLAERGRKELHPPGRDEPGDRF, via the coding sequence GTGAGAACGGTTGACGGGGACAAGGTCTGTGTGAAGGGAGTTAGCAGGACTATCAGAGCCGCCGACCCGGTGTTCACCGAGTCGCAGCGCGCGGCTGCAGCGAGTTACGGCCTCTGCAAGGACGAGTTTACAGATACCGGCTACTGGCCGCCACAGCTCTATGTCCGCGAGAGCCGCCGCATGCAGGGGTTGGTTGTAATCACCCAGAACGACATCATCAGCAATCCCTCCAAGCCGGACCCGATCATGGTCTCCTCCTTCCCAATTGACTCGCACGACGTGTCTGCGCATCCTGGAAACACGGGCGAACCCCGCCGACGCGGGCGCTTTCGTCATTCCCTGGCAGAGCGTGGACGGAAAGAGCTACACCCTCCAGGCCGCGACGAACCTGGCGATCGGTTTTGA